In Saccharothrix violaceirubra, the following are encoded in one genomic region:
- a CDS encoding BTAD domain-containing putative transcriptional regulator, with the protein MPAGLRVSVLGPVRAWSGDTELALGHARRRAVFAVLVARANQVVSRQELVDAVWGEAPPARVVGSLHTYVSGLRRVLGPHREALESRPHGYSLRLADDAADTARFDRARDHGGRLSAAGRWAEARDAFEDALGLWHGSAYAGLPGPFAERERHRLAELRLGVAERRARARLELGEHAEVVADLAELVAEHPWHESLRELVMVALHRSGRRAEALEAFQDARRALVAGQGVEPGPALRELHRDILAGPSGPLFSAPGVTPGGVFVGRDDDTAQLRELVSDVLAGRGTAVWVEGEAGIGKSALLAAALADAGDRGCQVAWAVADELGRRNPLRVVLDCLAVHPESPDPRRADLAARLRGDPDPIDVPAAVDRLAALVDQACATAPLVLVIDDLHWADDASVLLWHRLAAATRQLPLLLVAATRPDPARRELARVRRAVEAHNGYVLALGPLTTADAEALLARTVGAPAGEGLREVIGFAAGNPLYLTEVAHALVRGSAVRVVGGVAEVDPDAAERVPRSLSAAVERTLDLLSAETREVLRLAALLGARFRVAELTAVTGRSPLELVCVLDEAVAAAVVVEAGDDLAFRHPYLRQVLHEDVPRPMRVALHRHAAEALAGTGVPVERVAGHLVAEEIPADGWVVRWLADHHAAVAARAPGAAAELLRRAVDTDLPTPAQRACLLTALVRARFRVGRFPEADAERALALTTDPDQAAELRHLRAAMRHRRGDPATAITLLGEALDAPDVPESWRLRHVALLADFQRGDLDDLDRTRLSAERARARAVDAHPAARAAQTLWLVRSIRRDHGRALRHVDDALAVVGDRPGLAELRFDLLDNRVFSLQNLDRLDEAERALRGVPDPPTCLQVTAAVHHHWTGRWDEALAGLDALAEDGTGLFGLREPGPTTLLVHGVAALIAGHRDDRVAATAHLTAAREHTAATRAERENCDFHLAAEALAAEQRGDVVGALAHLAPALRPDYAPMMLRHQWLPLVIRLALTVDDHATARTALAVCEEEAAKEVVPARAHAAAAHCRGLLADDPDPVLEAAAHYRSVGRVVECATALEDAGVLLAAAGRADEASSAFAEAVESFGALSARWDVHRAESRRRAAGVVHHPGHPPAKSGWQALSPLEVRIARLVAAGLSNPDIAGELALPRRTVQSHVARLTAKLRTDSRAGITGHVHANSPPPA; encoded by the coding sequence GTGCCGGCCGGGTTGCGGGTGAGTGTGCTGGGGCCGGTGCGCGCGTGGTCGGGCGACACCGAGTTGGCGTTGGGTCACGCGCGCCGGCGCGCGGTGTTCGCGGTGCTCGTGGCACGGGCCAACCAGGTCGTGTCCCGGCAGGAACTCGTCGACGCCGTGTGGGGCGAGGCACCGCCGGCGAGGGTCGTCGGCAGTCTGCACACCTACGTGTCCGGGTTGCGCCGCGTCCTCGGCCCGCACCGCGAGGCGCTCGAATCACGCCCCCACGGGTACTCGTTGCGGCTCGCGGACGACGCGGCGGACACCGCCCGGTTCGACCGGGCCCGGGACCACGGCGGTCGGCTGTCGGCCGCGGGGCGCTGGGCCGAGGCCCGGGACGCGTTCGAGGACGCGTTGGGGCTGTGGCACGGTTCCGCCTACGCCGGGCTGCCGGGCCCGTTCGCCGAGCGGGAACGGCACCGGCTGGCCGAGCTGCGGCTGGGCGTGGCCGAGCGGCGGGCCCGTGCGCGGCTGGAACTCGGCGAGCACGCCGAGGTGGTCGCGGACCTGGCGGAACTCGTGGCCGAACACCCGTGGCACGAGTCGTTGCGGGAACTGGTGATGGTCGCGCTGCACCGCTCCGGTCGGCGGGCCGAGGCGCTGGAGGCGTTCCAGGACGCGCGCCGGGCGCTGGTGGCGGGGCAGGGCGTGGAGCCCGGACCGGCGTTGCGCGAGCTGCACCGCGACATCCTGGCCGGCCCGTCCGGACCGCTGTTCTCCGCGCCGGGTGTGACGCCGGGCGGGGTGTTCGTCGGGCGCGACGACGACACCGCCCAGCTGCGCGAGCTGGTCTCCGACGTGCTCGCCGGACGCGGCACGGCCGTGTGGGTCGAGGGCGAGGCCGGGATCGGGAAGTCCGCGCTGCTCGCCGCCGCACTGGCCGACGCGGGCGACCGGGGGTGCCAGGTCGCGTGGGCCGTCGCCGACGAACTGGGCCGGCGCAACCCGTTGCGGGTCGTGCTGGACTGCCTGGCCGTGCACCCGGAGTCGCCGGATCCGCGGCGCGCGGATCTGGCGGCACGGCTGCGCGGCGACCCGGACCCGATCGACGTGCCGGCCGCGGTGGACCGGTTGGCGGCCCTGGTGGACCAGGCGTGCGCGACCGCGCCGCTGGTGCTGGTGATCGACGACCTGCACTGGGCGGACGACGCCAGCGTGCTGCTGTGGCACCGGCTGGCCGCCGCGACCCGGCAACTGCCGCTGTTGCTCGTGGCCGCGACCCGCCCCGATCCGGCCCGGCGCGAGCTGGCCCGGGTGCGGCGCGCGGTGGAGGCACACAACGGGTACGTGCTGGCGTTGGGTCCGCTCACGACCGCCGACGCCGAGGCGTTGCTCGCCCGCACCGTCGGCGCGCCGGCCGGCGAAGGACTGCGCGAGGTGATCGGCTTCGCGGCCGGGAACCCGCTCTACCTCACCGAGGTCGCCCACGCCCTGGTGCGCGGGTCGGCGGTGCGGGTGGTGGGCGGCGTCGCCGAGGTCGACCCCGACGCCGCCGAACGGGTGCCGCGCTCGCTGTCGGCCGCTGTGGAACGCACGCTCGACCTGCTCTCCGCCGAGACCCGCGAGGTGCTGCGGCTCGCGGCCCTGCTGGGCGCGCGGTTCCGGGTGGCCGAGCTGACCGCGGTGACCGGCCGGTCGCCGCTGGAGCTGGTGTGCGTGCTGGACGAGGCCGTGGCGGCGGCCGTGGTCGTGGAGGCGGGCGACGACCTGGCGTTCCGGCACCCGTACCTGCGGCAGGTGCTGCACGAGGACGTGCCGCGGCCGATGCGGGTCGCGCTGCACCGGCACGCCGCCGAGGCGTTGGCCGGCACCGGCGTGCCGGTCGAACGCGTCGCCGGACACCTGGTGGCCGAGGAGATCCCGGCGGACGGGTGGGTCGTGCGCTGGCTGGCCGACCACCACGCCGCGGTGGCCGCCCGCGCGCCCGGGGCCGCCGCCGAACTGCTGCGTCGCGCCGTGGACACCGACCTGCCCACCCCGGCGCAACGGGCGTGCCTGCTCACCGCGCTGGTGCGGGCGCGGTTCCGGGTCGGGCGGTTCCCCGAGGCGGACGCCGAACGCGCGCTCGCGCTGACCACCGACCCGGACCAGGCGGCCGAACTGCGCCACCTGCGCGCGGCCATGCGCCACCGCCGGGGCGACCCCGCGACCGCGATCACCCTGCTGGGCGAGGCACTGGACGCGCCGGACGTCCCGGAATCCTGGCGTCTCCGGCACGTCGCCCTGCTGGCCGACTTCCAGCGCGGCGACCTGGACGACCTCGACCGGACGCGTCTGTCGGCCGAACGGGCACGCGCGCGGGCCGTCGACGCGCACCCGGCCGCCCGCGCGGCGCAGACCCTGTGGCTCGTGCGCTCGATCCGCCGCGACCACGGCCGGGCGCTGCGGCACGTGGACGACGCGCTCGCCGTGGTCGGCGACCGGCCGGGGTTGGCCGAACTGCGCTTCGACCTGCTCGACAACCGGGTGTTCAGCCTCCAGAACCTCGACCGCCTGGACGAGGCCGAGCGGGCCCTGCGGGGTGTGCCGGACCCGCCGACCTGTCTTCAGGTGACCGCCGCCGTGCACCACCACTGGACCGGGCGGTGGGACGAGGCGTTGGCCGGACTCGACGCGCTCGCCGAGGACGGCACCGGGTTGTTCGGCCTGCGCGAGCCGGGGCCGACCACCCTGCTCGTGCACGGCGTGGCCGCGCTCATCGCCGGACACCGCGACGACCGGGTCGCCGCGACCGCACACCTCACGGCAGCCCGCGAGCACACCGCCGCGACCCGGGCGGAACGGGAGAACTGCGATTTCCACCTGGCGGCCGAGGCGTTGGCGGCCGAGCAGCGCGGCGACGTCGTCGGCGCGCTCGCCCACCTCGCTCCGGCGCTGCGACCCGACTACGCCCCGATGATGCTGCGCCACCAATGGCTTCCGCTGGTGATCCGCCTCGCGCTCACGGTGGATGACCACGCCACGGCACGCACGGCGTTGGCGGTGTGCGAAGAGGAAGCCGCCAAGGAGGTCGTCCCGGCCCGCGCGCACGCCGCCGCCGCGCACTGCCGCGGCCTGCTCGCCGACGACCCCGACCCGGTCCTGGAGGCCGCCGCCCACTACCGGTCGGTGGGCCGCGTCGTGGAGTGCGCGACCGCTTTGGAGGACGCGGGTGTCCTCTTGGCGGCGGCCGGACGTGCCGACGAGGCGTCGTCGGCGTTCGCCGAGGCGGTGGAGTCGTTCGGGGCGCTGTCGGCGCGGTGGGACGTGCACCGCGCGGAGAGCCGTCGGCGCGCGGCGGGCGTGGTCCACCACCCGGGCCACCCGCCGGCGAAGAGCGGCTGGCAGGCGTTGTCACCGCTGGAGGTCCGCATCGCCCGGCTGGTCGCCGCCGGCCTGTCCAATCCGGACATAGCCGGTGAACTGGCCCTGCCGCGCCGGACCGTGCAGTCCCACGTGGCCCGCCTGACCGCCAAGCTGCGCACCGACTCCCGGGCCGGGATCACCGGCCACGTCCACGCCAACAGCCCACCGCCGGCCTGA
- a CDS encoding ABC transporter substrate-binding protein: MRACRPLWLLAAVLLVVTGCSGGDGDLRLTVATFGRFGYEPLFEEYERAHPGIEVVGRVADFEAHHKGLITALAAGAGAADVVAVEEQYLPRLRRSADKFVDLSRFGAQDLRERWTPWKWRQGVSEDGKVVLGLGTDMGGLALCYRRDLFERAGLPTDRTAVAALWPTWEDFAAVADRFADRVPDSRFVDSAGTVYTAVLDQSEESYFAKADDSFIADTNPAVRRAFDIAGALAAKGRTAKVSAFTQPWNVAINQGGFATVTCPAWMLSQIEDAGGPANAGRWDVTAIPGGGGNWGGSYLTVPAQGAHQREAYELAKWLTAPEQQKRLFLSDGILPSQPEVYRDPAVLGHRDEYFGDAPVGELFAASSDTVRPHHRGVREADVRPVFGRALGRIEDGSQSVDEAWRQSVGEARDALR, translated from the coding sequence ATGCGGGCGTGTCGACCGCTGTGGCTGCTCGCGGCAGTGCTCCTGGTGGTGACCGGGTGCTCGGGCGGCGACGGCGACCTGCGGCTCACCGTGGCCACGTTCGGCAGGTTCGGCTACGAGCCGCTGTTCGAGGAGTACGAGCGGGCCCACCCCGGCATCGAGGTCGTGGGTCGGGTGGCGGACTTCGAGGCCCACCACAAGGGGCTGATCACCGCGCTGGCCGCCGGCGCCGGTGCCGCCGACGTGGTCGCAGTGGAGGAGCAGTACCTGCCCCGGCTGCGCCGGTCCGCCGACAAGTTCGTCGACCTGTCCCGGTTCGGCGCCCAGGACCTGCGCGAGCGGTGGACGCCGTGGAAGTGGCGCCAGGGCGTGTCCGAGGACGGCAAGGTCGTGCTCGGCCTCGGCACGGACATGGGCGGCCTGGCCCTGTGCTACCGGCGTGACCTGTTCGAACGCGCGGGCCTGCCCACGGACCGCACGGCCGTCGCCGCCCTGTGGCCCACGTGGGAGGACTTCGCGGCCGTCGCGGACCGGTTCGCCGACCGCGTGCCCGACAGCCGGTTCGTCGACTCGGCGGGCACGGTCTACACGGCCGTGCTCGACCAGTCCGAGGAGAGTTACTTCGCCAAGGCCGACGACTCGTTCATCGCCGACACCAACCCGGCGGTGCGCCGGGCGTTCGACATCGCGGGCGCACTGGCCGCGAAGGGCCGCACGGCCAAGGTCTCCGCGTTCACGCAGCCGTGGAACGTCGCGATCAACCAGGGCGGCTTCGCCACCGTGACCTGTCCGGCGTGGATGCTGTCCCAGATCGAGGACGCGGGCGGTCCGGCCAACGCGGGCAGGTGGGACGTCACCGCGATCCCCGGCGGGGGCGGCAACTGGGGCGGCTCCTACCTGACCGTGCCCGCGCAGGGCGCGCACCAGCGTGAGGCGTACGAACTGGCCAAGTGGCTGACCGCGCCCGAGCAGCAGAAGCGGCTGTTCCTGTCCGACGGCATCCTGCCCAGCCAACCCGAGGTGTACCGGGACCCGGCCGTGCTCGGCCACCGGGACGAGTACTTCGGCGACGCGCCCGTGGGGGAGTTGTTCGCCGCCTCGTCCGACACCGTGCGACCACACCACCGGGGTGTGCGCGAGGCGGACGTCCGTCCGGTGTTCGGCCGTGCGCTGGGTCGGATCGAGGACGGCTCGCAGTCGGTCGACGAGGCGTGGCGGCAGTCCGTCGGCGAAGCCCGCGACGCGCTCCGGTAA
- a CDS encoding carbohydrate ABC transporter permease, producing MAVSHRRHTPYLFVAPFFVLFAVFGVYPSARTAWMSLHRWDLLAGPVRFTGLDNYARLVSDPDFYNALGNTASIFVLATVPQLLAALGIAALLDRSGRGWQAVVLLPNAVPVVAVALVFTQLFGRDQGFVAWVLSWFGADPVDWQTRAWSAHLGVAIMVIWRWTGYNALLYLAAMRSVPRQLYEAAALDGASRLRMFRSITLPGIRPTLVFTVVVAAIGGLQLFAEPRLFGSGVSTAIYGGDDRQFQTLVMYLYENGFERFDAGYAATVSWVLFVLCAVLASVNALLVRGLVGRR from the coding sequence ATGGCCGTGTCACACCGCAGGCACACGCCTTACCTTTTCGTGGCACCGTTTTTCGTGCTGTTCGCGGTGTTCGGCGTGTATCCGTCGGCACGCACGGCGTGGATGTCCTTGCACCGCTGGGATCTGCTCGCCGGACCCGTCCGCTTCACCGGGCTGGACAACTACGCCCGCCTGGTGAGCGATCCGGACTTCTACAACGCGCTGGGCAACACGGCGAGCATCTTCGTGCTGGCGACCGTGCCGCAACTGCTCGCGGCGCTGGGCATCGCGGCGTTGCTCGACCGGTCGGGACGCGGGTGGCAGGCGGTCGTGCTGCTGCCCAACGCCGTGCCGGTGGTGGCGGTGGCGCTGGTGTTCACCCAGTTGTTCGGCCGCGACCAGGGGTTCGTGGCGTGGGTGCTGTCGTGGTTCGGCGCGGACCCGGTCGACTGGCAGACGCGCGCGTGGTCGGCGCACCTGGGCGTGGCGATCATGGTGATCTGGCGGTGGACGGGTTACAACGCGCTGCTCTACCTGGCCGCCATGCGGTCCGTGCCCCGACAGCTCTACGAGGCCGCCGCGCTCGACGGCGCGTCCCGGCTGCGGATGTTCCGGTCGATCACCCTGCCCGGCATCCGGCCCACGCTGGTGTTCACGGTGGTCGTGGCGGCGATCGGCGGACTCCAGCTGTTCGCCGAGCCCCGGCTGTTCGGCAGTGGTGTCTCCACGGCGATCTACGGTGGTGACGACCGGCAGTTCCAGACCCTCGTGATGTACCTGTACGAGAACGGGTTCGAGCGGTTCGACGCCGGGTACGCCGCGACGGTGTCATGGGTGCTGTTCGTGCTGTGCGCCGTGCTCGCGTCGGTCAACGCGCTGCTGGTGCGCGGGCTGGTGGGCCGCCGGTGA
- a CDS encoding carbohydrate ABC transporter permease, which yields MIVRRAVLAVVVVASLFPLYWAVVVASHDNAAMSARVPPLLPGGELGRNVDAVFEAVDFGAALGNSAIVASTVAVATVLLSTLAGFAFAHLRFRGRRVLFGLVLGSVLVPGQLGVVPLFELVAGLGWYGRLAAVIVPGLVSAFGVFWMRQACLEAVPCELVDAAAIDGCSLPRTWWHVVLPAVRSQALVLGAVTFLAAWNDFLWPLVALDPVESPTVQVALSHLAGGYFTDYPLVLTGAVLGTLPVVVVFALMAGKSLTGLLRGRVNP from the coding sequence GTGATCGTGCGTCGGGCCGTGCTGGCGGTGGTCGTGGTGGCCTCGCTGTTCCCGCTCTACTGGGCGGTCGTGGTGGCGTCGCACGACAACGCCGCCATGTCCGCGCGCGTGCCGCCGTTGCTGCCCGGTGGCGAACTCGGCCGCAACGTCGACGCGGTGTTCGAGGCGGTCGATTTCGGGGCCGCGCTGGGCAATTCGGCGATCGTGGCGTCCACGGTGGCCGTGGCCACCGTGCTGTTGTCCACGCTGGCCGGGTTCGCGTTCGCCCACCTGCGGTTCCGCGGCCGGCGGGTGCTGTTCGGGCTGGTCCTGGGATCGGTGCTGGTGCCGGGACAGCTCGGCGTGGTGCCGTTGTTCGAACTGGTGGCCGGTCTCGGCTGGTACGGCCGGTTGGCGGCGGTGATCGTGCCGGGCCTGGTGAGCGCGTTCGGCGTGTTCTGGATGCGTCAGGCGTGCCTGGAGGCTGTGCCGTGCGAACTCGTCGACGCCGCGGCGATCGACGGCTGCTCGCTGCCGCGGACCTGGTGGCACGTGGTGCTGCCGGCGGTGCGGTCGCAGGCCCTGGTGCTGGGGGCGGTGACGTTTTTGGCCGCCTGGAACGACTTCCTGTGGCCGCTGGTGGCGCTGGACCCCGTGGAGTCGCCCACCGTGCAGGTCGCGCTGTCGCACCTGGCGGGCGGCTACTTCACCGACTACCCCCTCGTGCTGACCGGAGCGGTGCTGGGCACCCTGCCGGTCGTCGTGGTGTTCGCCCTGATGGCAGGGAAATCGCTCACCGGCCTCCTGCGGGGCCGGGTCAACCCGTGA
- a CDS encoding GH1 family beta-glucosidase, with product MDQVFPSDFLWGAATAAFQIEGSVRADGRGPSIWDSFAAVPGAVLGGAGGDPACDHYRRHTEDVALLSELGLPAYRFSTAWPRVMPDGRTPESRGLAFYDRLVDDLLDRGIRPLVTLYHWDLPQALQDAGGWGARDTASRFTEYACAVYDVLGDRVEDWTTFNEPFCSAFLGYGTGVHAPGVRDEGLAFVAAHHHLVAHGTAVRALRGRGARKLAIVLNFSPVLADSSDDAHLDAVRRFDGLHNRFFLDPVLGRGYPEDVRADLAHVPEFSRAVLDGDEALVAAPVDWIGVNYYAPTRVVPLSGPEIPSNSGLPGLRGVDVLPPRGPLTSMGWEQRPESLTDLLVWLGKRCGGVPLVVSENGSAFTDVVEPDGRVRDVRRKRYLAEHLRAVHAAIALGADVRGYLAWSLLDNFEWSFGYTQRFGLVHVDFETQRRTVKDSGRFFAEVVARNAVPAE from the coding sequence GTGGACCAGGTCTTCCCGTCTGACTTCCTGTGGGGGGCCGCCACCGCGGCCTTCCAGATCGAGGGCTCGGTGCGCGCGGACGGGCGCGGACCGTCCATTTGGGACAGTTTCGCGGCGGTGCCGGGCGCCGTGCTCGGCGGCGCGGGCGGCGATCCGGCCTGCGACCACTACCGCCGTCATACCGAGGACGTGGCGCTGCTGAGCGAACTGGGACTGCCCGCGTACCGGTTCTCCACGGCGTGGCCGCGGGTGATGCCCGACGGGCGCACCCCCGAGTCGCGCGGGCTGGCGTTCTACGACCGGCTGGTCGACGACCTGCTCGACCGGGGCATCCGGCCGCTGGTCACGCTCTACCACTGGGACCTGCCGCAGGCTCTCCAGGACGCGGGCGGGTGGGGCGCGCGGGACACGGCGTCGCGCTTCACCGAGTACGCGTGCGCGGTGTACGACGTCCTCGGGGACCGGGTCGAGGACTGGACGACGTTCAACGAGCCGTTCTGCTCGGCGTTCCTCGGGTACGGCACGGGGGTGCACGCGCCCGGCGTGCGGGACGAGGGCTTGGCGTTCGTGGCGGCGCACCACCACCTCGTGGCACACGGCACTGCGGTTCGGGCGTTGCGCGGGCGTGGCGCCCGGAAACTGGCGATCGTGCTGAACTTCTCGCCCGTGCTGGCCGATTCGTCCGACGACGCGCACCTCGACGCGGTCCGCAGGTTCGACGGGTTGCATAACCGGTTCTTCCTCGACCCGGTGCTGGGGCGCGGGTATCCGGAGGACGTGCGTGCCGACCTGGCGCACGTGCCGGAGTTCTCCCGGGCGGTCCTGGACGGCGACGAGGCGCTCGTGGCCGCGCCGGTCGACTGGATCGGGGTCAACTACTACGCGCCGACGCGGGTCGTGCCGTTGTCCGGTCCGGAGATACCGAGCAACAGCGGCCTGCCCGGTTTGCGCGGCGTGGACGTGCTGCCGCCGCGCGGGCCGCTGACCTCGATGGGCTGGGAGCAGCGGCCCGAGTCGCTGACGGATCTGCTGGTGTGGTTGGGGAAGCGGTGCGGCGGCGTGCCGCTGGTCGTGTCGGAGAACGGGTCCGCGTTCACCGACGTAGTGGAGCCCGACGGGCGGGTGCGCGACGTGCGGCGCAAGCGGTATTTAGCCGAGCACCTGCGCGCCGTGCACGCCGCGATCGCCCTGGGGGCGGACGTGCGCGGGTACCTCGCGTGGTCGTTGCTGGACAACTTCGAGTGGTCCTTCGGGTACACGCAGCGGTTCGGGTTGGTGCACGTGGACTTCGAGACGCAGCGGCGGACCGTGAAGGACAGCGGCCGGTTCTTCGCCGAGGTGGTGGCGCGCAACGCGGTCCCCGCCGAGTGA
- a CDS encoding COG1470 family protein, whose amino-acid sequence MTATTEFGLPTVVVTPGQETSTTMTVRNDSDIVEAYGFEVVGECAPWTVVEPERLSLYPGTSGQVTVRLRPPRSPAVRAGERPLGVRVLPTERPEAVVVGETTVVVEPFAEQQAELVPERRRAWRSARYHVALRNAGNTPVSLTVDAPEADDRLAFSLPRQPTPADPGDRAEAEVRVRVAKLLWFGKPEHWPLRFEARTDEDRHEVEGELIQLPILPRWLLALLGALLALLLLWLFLVRPAVRSAAREAADDRAQEIVQAEHDQPLPGNENQPGQGQNPGQGQQPSQGQQPGQGQQPGQAGHQQWSQTIEVHTAAGGQGTGTYVVPEGKVFRVTDIVLGNHQGDEGVLTFAFGDRTITPIALETFRNQDYHWVTPIDIPQGASVTLTVTCGKPGTPASGQQAPDCFQVANVSGELGDLP is encoded by the coding sequence GTGACCGCGACGACGGAATTCGGTCTCCCCACGGTGGTCGTGACGCCCGGCCAGGAGACCAGCACGACGATGACGGTGCGCAACGACAGCGACATCGTCGAGGCGTACGGGTTCGAGGTGGTCGGCGAGTGCGCCCCCTGGACGGTGGTCGAGCCGGAACGACTTTCGCTCTACCCGGGCACGTCCGGACAGGTGACCGTCCGCCTGCGCCCGCCGCGCTCGCCCGCGGTGCGGGCCGGGGAACGCCCGCTGGGGGTGCGGGTCCTGCCCACCGAACGCCCCGAGGCGGTGGTGGTCGGCGAGACCACGGTGGTGGTCGAGCCGTTCGCCGAGCAGCAGGCCGAGCTGGTGCCCGAACGCCGCAGGGCCTGGCGCAGCGCGCGTTACCACGTGGCCCTGCGCAACGCGGGCAACACGCCGGTCTCCCTGACCGTCGACGCGCCCGAGGCCGACGACCGGCTCGCCTTCTCCCTCCCCCGGCAACCGACGCCCGCCGACCCGGGCGACCGCGCGGAGGCCGAGGTGCGGGTGCGGGTCGCCAAGCTGCTGTGGTTCGGCAAACCCGAGCACTGGCCGCTGCGGTTCGAGGCCCGCACGGACGAGGACCGGCACGAGGTGGAAGGCGAGCTGATCCAGCTCCCGATCCTGCCCCGGTGGCTGTTGGCCCTGCTCGGCGCGCTGCTCGCGCTCCTGCTGCTGTGGTTGTTCCTGGTCCGCCCCGCCGTGCGCAGCGCGGCACGGGAAGCCGCCGACGACCGGGCCCAGGAGATCGTGCAGGCCGAGCACGACCAGCCGCTCCCCGGCAACGAGAACCAACCCGGACAGGGCCAGAACCCCGGCCAAGGTCAGCAACCGAGTCAGGGACAGCAACCCGGCCAGGGACAGCAACCGGGTCAGGCGGGACACCAGCAGTGGTCCCAGACCATCGAGGTGCACACGGCCGCCGGCGGGCAGGGCACGGGCACCTACGTCGTCCCCGAGGGCAAGGTCTTCCGGGTGACCGACATCGTCCTGGGCAACCACCAGGGCGACGAGGGCGTGCTCACGTTCGCGTTCGGCGACCGCACGATCACCCCGATCGCGCTGGAGACGTTCCGCAACCAGGACTACCACTGGGTGACGCCGATCGACATCCCCCAGGGCGCGTCGGTCACTCTCACGGTCACGTGCGGCAAGCCCGGCACCCCCGCCAGCGGGCAGCAGGCGCCGGACTGCTTCCAGGTCGCCAACGTCAGCGGCGAACTCGGCGACCTGCCGTAA
- a CDS encoding LuxR C-terminal-related transcriptional regulator — protein sequence MTTRIPVAVYAEDPVLRTGTTHQLRPRPEVEVLGADEAHRAVVSLVVVDAVDEPTTRLLRRLRRSSATRTGVVVSRFDHDSLQITVDCGVSAVVRRAEADQDRLVTTILALAKGEAVLPGDLVGRLLDHVGRLQRSVLDPDAPTLATLTPREADMLRLVAEGFDTSEIATKTSFSERTVKNVLHEVNTRLNLRNRAHAVGYAMRHGLI from the coding sequence ATGACAACCCGAATCCCGGTCGCGGTCTACGCCGAGGACCCGGTCCTGCGCACCGGCACCACCCACCAACTGCGCCCCCGACCCGAAGTGGAGGTCCTCGGTGCCGACGAAGCCCACCGTGCGGTCGTGTCGCTCGTGGTGGTCGACGCCGTGGACGAGCCGACCACCCGCCTGCTGCGTCGACTGAGGCGTTCGTCCGCCACCCGCACGGGCGTGGTGGTGAGCCGCTTCGACCACGACTCGTTGCAGATCACCGTCGATTGTGGAGTGTCGGCCGTGGTCCGCCGCGCAGAGGCCGACCAGGACCGTTTGGTGACCACGATCCTGGCGTTGGCGAAGGGCGAGGCTGTGTTGCCTGGCGACCTGGTGGGTCGCCTGCTGGACCATGTAGGACGGTTGCAACGCAGCGTCCTCGACCCCGACGCACCCACTCTGGCGACTCTGACCCCGCGCGAGGCCGACATGCTGCGCCTGGTCGCCGAGGGTTTCGACACGTCCGAGATCGCCACCAAGACGTCGTTCTCGGAACGCACCGTGAAGAACGTCCTGCACGAGGTCAACACCCGCCTCAACCTCCGCAACCGGGCCCACGCCGTGGGCTACGCCATGCGCCACGGCTTGATCTGA
- a CDS encoding phosphotransferase family protein — MALPTRQDDSGLPGLPALREACRIFGADPAEARPLHRRSNAVYLLPRDHLVARLAPDTPVRRRRARISVEVTRWLDTQPEPIALAPMPGEQPVVAAGAVATFWPHRPTTPAPSPADLAVPLRRLHTLPAPPFPIPRYTPLQRLFEAVDLDRDRARPVVADDDRAWLLDRAHALVDIFTTTSFPLGEGLVHADAHSENLVRDADHGHWLLIDWDNACLGPRELDLLTGIPDHFHDPEAERTRFLAAYGRNILDWPRWTLLRDITELRALGAYIRLAPGKPAAAAELRHRIRSLRTGDRSARWSAIP, encoded by the coding sequence ATGGCCCTACCCACCCGCCAGGATGACTCCGGTCTGCCCGGCCTGCCCGCGCTGCGAGAGGCGTGCCGGATCTTCGGCGCCGACCCTGCCGAGGCCCGCCCGCTGCACCGGCGATCCAACGCGGTGTACCTGCTGCCCCGTGACCATCTCGTCGCCCGTCTGGCTCCGGACACCCCGGTGCGCCGTCGCCGCGCCCGGATCAGCGTCGAAGTCACCCGCTGGTTGGACACACAGCCCGAGCCGATCGCGCTGGCACCGATGCCCGGCGAGCAGCCGGTCGTCGCGGCCGGGGCGGTGGCCACCTTCTGGCCCCACCGACCCACCACGCCGGCGCCGTCGCCGGCCGACCTGGCGGTGCCGCTGCGCCGCCTGCACACGCTGCCCGCCCCACCGTTCCCGATACCCCGCTACACGCCGTTGCAGCGGCTGTTCGAGGCCGTGGACCTCGACCGCGATCGCGCACGCCCGGTTGTCGCCGACGACGACCGCGCCTGGTTGCTCGACCGCGCCCACGCGTTGGTCGACATCTTCACCACCACCTCGTTCCCCTTGGGCGAAGGGCTCGTCCATGCCGACGCGCACAGCGAGAACCTGGTCCGCGATGCCGATCACGGCCACTGGCTGCTCATCGACTGGGACAACGCCTGCCTAGGCCCCCGCGAACTGGACCTGCTCACGGGCATCCCGGACCACTTCCACGACCCCGAAGCCGAGCGGACCCGATTCCTGGCGGCCTACGGCCGCAACATCCTCGACTGGCCGAGATGGACCCTGCTGCGCGACATCACCGAACTCCGCGCCCTTGGCGCCTACATCCGCTTGGCCCCCGGCAAACCGGCCGCTGCCGCCGAACTGCGGCACCGCATCCGGTCCCTGCGCACCGGAGACCGGTCCGCCCGCTGGAGCGCGATCCCCTGA